Proteins encoded in a region of the Vitis riparia cultivar Riparia Gloire de Montpellier isolate 1030 chromosome 7, EGFV_Vit.rip_1.0, whole genome shotgun sequence genome:
- the LOC117917943 gene encoding protein SCARECROW-like has product MKGGFEVVHGALDLIQPHEQWEYNIIGLQGASSSNFPKPMVVENRSNLEKNELSEWVEHVTKQLIEDLPETVGEGLKTEEVTIVGGSFAPVLQWGNEAAGSQSNNLSTGDINGGLSRLDEHGLGLIALLLECAVAISVDNLGEAHRMLLELTQMASPYGASCAERVVSYFAKAMASRVINSWLGLCSPLISHKAVHSSLQIFNNISPFIKFAHFTSNQSILEAFHRRDMVHIIDLDIMQGLQWPALFHILATRIEGPPHIRMTGMGSSIELLTQTGKQLSNFARRLGLSFEFHPVAKKFGEINDITSLQIRRGETLAVHWLQHSLYDATGPDWKTIRLLEELAPRVITLVEQEISHGGSFLDRFVGSLHYYSTIFDSLGASFPSDDPGRHRVEHCLLYREINNIMAIGGPARSGEDKFRQWRSEMAARNCFVQVPMSGNAMAQAQLILNMFPPAHGYSLVQGEGTLRLGWKDTGLYSASAWTSQAYR; this is encoded by the coding sequence ATGAAGGGGGGATTTGAAGTTGTTCATGGGGCTCTTGATTTGATCCAGCCCCATGAACAATGGGAGTATAATATCATTGGGCTTCAGGGTGCAAGTTCCAGCAATTTTCCCAAGCCAATGGTGGTCGAAAACCGATCTAACTTGGAGAAGAACGAGCTGTCGGAGTGGGTGGAACATGTCACCAAGCAGCTTATAGAGGACCTGCCGGAGACTGTTGGTGAGGGCTTGAAGACCGAAGAGGTGACAATCGTGGGAGGGAGCTTTGCCCCGGTGCTTCAATGGGGGAATGAGGCAGCTGGAAGTCAAAGTAATAACTTGAGTACTGGAGATATCAATGGAGGATTGAGTAGGCTGGATGAACATGGCTTGGGCCTGATAGCGCTTCTTCTGGAGTGTGCGGTGGCGATATCGGTTGATAATTTAGGGGAAGCGCATAGGATGCTGCTTGAGTTGACTCAAATGGCTTCTCCTTATGGAGCATCATGTGCCGAGAGGGTTGTGTCCTATTTCGCCAAGGCCATGGCTAGCAGAGTCATTAATTCATGGTTAGGGCTTTGCTCGCCTCTGATCAGCCATAAGGCTGTCCATTCTTCACTTCAAATCTTCAACAACATCTCCCCTTTCATCAAGTTTGCACACTTCACCTCCAACCAATCCATTCTCGAGGCCTTCCATCGTCGGGACATGGTTCATATCATCGACCTCGACATCATGCAAGGCCTTCAATGGCCGGCCCTCTTCCACATCCTGGCCACCCGCATCGAGGGTCCTCCGCACATTAGAATGACCGGCATGGGCTCTTCCATCGAGCTCCTCACCCAGACAGGAAAGCAGCTCTCCAACTTCGCCAGGCGGCTTGGACTCTCATTCGAGTTCCACCCCGTCGCAAAGAAATTTGGAGAGATCAACGATATTACATCTCTGCAAATCCGGCGCGGAGAAACCCTAGCTGTGCACTGGCTGCAGCACTCCTTATACGATGCGACAGGACCCGATTGGAAGACGATAAGGCTACTGGAAGAGCTGGCTCCCAGAGTGATCACACTGGTTGAACAAGAAATATCCCATGGTGGGTCATTTTTAGACCGTTTTGTTGGTTCTCTTCACTACTACTCGACCATTTTCGATTCACTGGGGGCTTCATTTCCAAGCGACGATCCTGGTAGGCATCGGGTGGAGCATTGCCTTCTTTATCGGGAGATAAACAACATAATGGCAATAGGGGGGCCAGCGAGGAGCGGAGAGGACAAGTTTAGGCAATGGAGAAGTGAAATGGCAGCAAGGAATTGCTTTGTACAAGTGCCGATGAGCGGAAACGCCATGGCTCAAGCACAGCTGATACTGAACATGTTCCCTCCGGCACATGGTTATAGCCTTGTACAGGGAGAAGGGACACTGAGGCTTGGATGGAAGGATACTGGCTTGTACAGTGCTTCTGCTTGGACTTCACAGGCTTATAGATAG